Proteins from a single region of Oryza brachyantha chromosome 6, ObraRS2, whole genome shotgun sequence:
- the LOC102705443 gene encoding B3 domain-containing protein Os06g0194400 codes for MAEATPYEEQRRRQVEENKRKLEELRLHHLSAAVREAAAKPSPTKQRKRKARATPGAGEDVPLRRSGRVASLPERPKYQDEFQDFGKKIRRSYGGKRRYLSNRVYATDEEREHAITAAQELEEELGSDHPIFVKPMLQSHVTGGFWLGLPTHFSRKYLPKRDERIVLVDEADDEFDTLYLANKRGLSGGWRGFSIAHKLVDGDCLVFQLIQRTKFKVYIIRASSYYETDS; via the exons ATGGCGGAGGCGACGCCGTACGAGGAGCAGCGGAGGAGGCAGGTGGAGGAGAACAAGCGGAAGCTGGAGGAGCTGCGCCTGCaccacctctccgccgccgtccgcgaagccgccgccaagccgtcgccg ACCAAGCAGCGGAAGAGGAAGGCGCGTGCGACgccgggcgccggcgaggatgtCCCGCTCCGGCGGTCCGGCCGCGTCGCCAGCCTACCCGAGAGGCCCAAGTACCAAGAC GAGTTCCAAGatttcgggaagaagataagGAG GTCTTATGGCGGCAAGAGGAGATACTTGTCCAATCGAGTGTACGCAACCGACGAGGAAAGGGAACACGCCATCACCGCTGCCCAAGAGCTGGAAGAGGAGCTCGGCTCCGATCACCCCATCTTCGTCAAGCCCATGCTTCAGTCTCATGTCACTGGAGGATTCTGGCTG GGCCTCCCGACGCATTTCAGCCGCAAGTATCTCCCGAAGCGCGATGAGAGGATTGTTTTGGTTGATGAGGCTGATGATGAATTTGACACCCTCTACCTTGCCAACAAGAGGGGGCTGAGTGGCGGGTGGAGAGGGTTTTCCATTGCTCACAAGCTAGTTGATGGAGATTGTTTGGTGTTCCAACTGATCCAGCGGACAAAGTTCAAG GTTTAcataattagagcaagttccTACTATGAAACTGACAGCTGA